cgtcccatgttaagtgacgaaatattacatgtatttagacgttttttgggtatagatacgtccatatttggacaaatctgagtcacttaatatgagacggagggagtagtagtttgCAAGTGTCTCAATTTAGTACTAAGTTGGCAAAAGTTTCTGTTCGTGCAAATTGTCCCCTTCGGTTACTGGGGGTGACACCATATAATGCCTCCTGCTTACACAGTAACTCTGATAACTATATTATGCAGACTGAGATTGGAGCGAACGCTATGCTGGCCGTATCAATTGCAGCTTGTAAAGCTGGCTCTGCTGAAAAAGAGGTCGATTGTCTGCTTAATCAAAAGGATTTCAGATAAAAAGTGATTAACTCACGATAACAAAAATTCTCATAGTTGCTTGTCTATTTCTGTGCAGGTTCCATTGTACAAGCATATAGCAGATCTTGTTGGTAAAAGTGCTACAACGCTACCTGTCCCTGCAATCACAGTCATTAATGGTGGAACGCATGCTGGAAATAGTCTTCCCATTCAAGTATTGTCCATTAACACTTGCGATTATCTTTTGTAGCAAACCTTGAACTGCTGGAACAAGTCTGTTAGGCTTCTTATACAAACCTATTCTCTTGTTTCTTCCTATCGGTTCATTTTTAGTGAGAACATATTAAGCTGGTCCCTGTAGACCAATATCTCAGTGTATTGTAATTCTTTTGGTAGTAGCTTGAAGTAAAGTCTGGTTATCTGTAGGAAATCATGATCCTTCCTGTTGGTGCAAAAAACTTTGAGGAAGCAATGCAGATGGGTTCAGAGACCTACAATCATCTGAAGGTACCCTTATTTCTAACAAACTGCTTCACATATATATTTAGATAACAATAATACCTTATGCGCTGTCTTGAAAGCCTCTATTCATATGGAAACTTAACATCTTATGCTAGCTTCTAATGCCTTTTCCGTCTTGGCACTAATTTATCTGGGTAGGTTGCTCCTAAGACAAATAACTGAAATTCTTAAAAACATGGGTTGTTGTTTccaatgttttgttttttatccTGCAGTACTGTATTTTCATAAACAGTTTCTTACCAATGATTTGGTAGGATATTATATGGGAGAAGTATGGTTCAGACAGTTGCAACATTGGAGATGATGGTGGATTTGCTCCAAATATTTCCAGGCAAGTAAGGAATTGATCTTAAATTTGTCCTGACGTGCTTTATTTTTTATGTCGCCTTTTATGGATTCCAACATACCATATCTATGTCGGGTCAATTTTCAGTATAACTGAAGGCCTGGATCTTGTGATTGCGGCAATAGATAGAGCTGGCTTTAATGGAAGGATCAAATTAGCAATTGATGTTGCTGCTACAGATTTTTGTGTAGGTAAGTATAAAAAAACTAGCAATTTTAGCATTATCACAATGGTTTGTATGCTACTGAGAATAACATTTTGCACATCTATGTAGCTATACCCAATAGAAATGTAAGCAATACCGTTGCACACATAGATCCATGTTTGTCGTTACTCTATTAGAATGAACTcatgtctctctctctctcatcatCACCACCTTATTTTGACCAGCATTGCCAGTCAGGAAGCAATTGACCAATCTCTCTCTTGCAATCAGTGGCGGTGCCAGACCTACAACCCTTGATGCCATTCCTTTCAAAGTCTTCATGGTCATATGATTTGTTTTATAAATAACTAAAAAGTTAAGGGAGTTTTTGGAAAGCTGTGATGTTAATTGACATCACAGCTTACACATGGCGCCGCCACTGCTTGCAATGATATTGCTACTTGATGTACTTGCATCTAGGACTGCACAATCTTGAAACATAGAAACAGtggatcttttttctttcaaggTAGAAGCAGTGAGCTTGAATAAAAGAGATGTATATTGTATGCAATGGTAAAATTAGTTATACTGGTTTAGTGAGTTAAGTTTCCTGCTTGCTCACGCATCTCTTTGCAGGAAAGAAATATGATCTTGAGTTCAAGTCTGCAAAGAAATCGGGGCAGAATTTCAAAACTGCAGACGATATGATTGAAATGTATAGTCATCTCTGTTCAGGTATCACTTGCTTGTGGATTGACATCTTTTGGGAAAGCCTTTTGATTCCACGACCCTCAtatcaccttttctttttgctacATTAGAGTACCCACTTGTCTCCATTGAACAGCCCTTTGACAAAGATGACTGGGAGCACTCAAAAAAATTTACCACTCTAGAGCTATGTCAGGTGCATGGTCTTCTTCGGTGCTTTTATGTTCAATCTTTGTCAGGAACTCATGCCATAACACATGTGCAGGTTGTAGGAGATGATTTATTGATGTCAGATCCCGAGCGCATTAAGCGAGCAGTAAATGAGTATACTTGTGATGCTCTTGCTCTCAAGGTAAATTGGTAACCGTTTATTTGTTCATTGATCTTTGTAAACTGATTAGTTGTTCCTTTGTGCAAGTTATTGGAACAGTCAAGACTAATACCACATAGAAAAGGATCTGGAATTAGGCACTTTTTGAAGCTGGAACAAGGCATGCTTAATTTTGAATAGTTACAGTCATCTTTGTGCCTGAATACTGTGTAGTTTTTATTTGAGCGCCACTCGTTTTTCCAATTCTTATTATTTTGTATTACATGAGTTGACATGTAAGAGCATTTGCAAACAATACCATGATCAGTCTGTGATATTCCTATGAATAGTTCCATTTAGTACTTGAATTCACTGGAGGTCAGCGATTTTCTAATTAGACTAATTGTAGACCCGCAAGCTTGAAAGAGCCACTTGCTTGAACATGTTTTACCTTCATTCTTcctgctactccctccgatcctaaattgttgtcgaaatattacatgtatctagacactttttaactgttttaagaatagatacatccatatttgggcaaatttgagtcgagaatttaggatcagagggagtatataaattCCTTCCATTTCCTAGGGgtccctcttttttttgtatacctgatttgatttttttttatatgcagGCAAATCAAGTGGGCACTGTCACTGAGGCCATAGAGGTTGTGAAACAGGCAAAGGATGCTCACTGGGGTGTGGTAGTGTCTTATAGATCTGGGGACACCGAAGATTCTTTCATCTCTGACCTGGCTGTTGGTGCTGCGGCTGGACAGATCAAAGCAGGTGCCCCCTGCCGTGGAGAGTGCATCACTAAGTACAATCAGGTTTTTGTTGAATCCTGTATGCATTATATGTGAATACAATACATGCACCGCAGCACCGGTCTAAAGTCACCATtctaagtactccctccgtcccatattaagtgactttctattacatgtatctagacgctttttagacatagatacatccatatttgggcaaatttcaGTCATtcaatatgggacggagggagtagcttcttGATTTGTTGTGAATGGTCTCTGACATCTGTGCACGTCCTCTTTACAGCTGCTTAGAATAGAGGAAGAACTTGGAAGTGAAGGTGTTTATGCAGGGGAAAACTGGAGAACTACTACTGCGAGCTGACGTGCGGCTTACCTGGAGTTCATGTGGTGCCGGGTGTGTTTGTTCTGTGTTGGCAAAGGCACGGAAACAGGTTAGCTTAGCAAACCGTGGAGACACCGTCATGTATCTTTCAGGGCCACATTGGTGTCTTAGATGTAGTTGTTGAACGCCTGGGGCCTTACTTGTGATGTTCAActtggtttttccttttccatatGGTACGGAAGGATCGTGGTGAACTTGAGGAAGTGTTTAAAGCAATAGAGTTTTTCGTTTCTACTGTACGATACACCTAAGATCATTGTCTTCCAATCTTGCGTTTCGAATTCTTCAAATCTAGTCATTCCCTATGCGTgtattacttcctccgattccCTATGtgtgtacttcctccgatccatatacatgtaatatttcaacaattaattaggatcgatcggagggagtatttctttgGTTTAGAGGTTCGCATGACCTATCCACCTAGGCTGTTTACTTGAAATCATCTTTTCAACGTGGAAGAAACTGGAACGGTAGAGCACATATAAAACCAGACAGCAAAATGTTGTACAAGTCA
This is a stretch of genomic DNA from Brachypodium distachyon strain Bd21 chromosome 1, Brachypodium_distachyon_v3.0, whole genome shotgun sequence. It encodes these proteins:
- the LOC100844007 gene encoding cytosolic enolase 3 isoform X1; this encodes MSVQEYLEKHLLPRKIEEAVNAAVRAKADDPVLFISTHMRRAAPTVITRVCARQILDSRGAPAVEVDLHTNKAVHRASAAGPGAPEGGAVDAVRDAEKRRLLARAVADAVLLINGKVSEALVGMDPQQQAQIDQAIMDLDKAHHKTEIGANAMLAVSIAACKAGSAEKEVPLYKHIADLVGKSATTLPVPAITVINGGTHAGNSLPIQEIMILPVGAKNFEEAMQMGSETYNHLKDIIWEKYGSDSCNIGDDGGFAPNISSITEGLDLVIAAIDRAGFNGRIKLAIDVAATDFCVGKKYDLEFKSAKKSGQNFKTADDMIEMYSHLCSEYPLVSIEQPFDKDDWEHSKKFTTLELCQVVGDDLLMSDPERIKRAVNEYTCDALALKANQVGTVTEAIEVVKQAKDAHWGVVVSYRSGDTEDSFISDLAVGAAAGQIKAGAPCRGECITKYNQLLRIEEELGSEGVYAGENWRTTTAS
- the LOC100844007 gene encoding cytosolic enolase 3 isoform X2, with the translated sequence MSVQEYLEKHLLPRKIEEAVNAAVRAKADDPVLFISTHMRRAAPTVITRVCARQILDSRGAPAVEVDLHTNKAVHRASAAGPGAPEGGAVDAVRDAEKRRLLARAVADAVLLINGKVSEALVGMDPQQQAQIDQAIMDLDKAHHKTEIGANAMLAVSIAACKAGSAEKEVPLYKHIADLVGKSATTLPVPAITVINGGTHAGNSLPIQEIMILPVGAKNFEEAMQMGSETYNHLKDIIWEKYGSDSCNIGDDGGFAPNISSITEGLDLVIAAIDRAGFNGRIKLAIDVAATDFCVGKKYDLEFKSAKKSGQNFKTADDMIEMYSHLCSEYPLVSIEQPFDKDDWEHSKKFTTLELCQVVGDDLLMSDPERIKRAVNEYTCDALALKSRLIPHRKGSGIRHFLKLEQGKSSGHCH